The following are from one region of the Candidatus Rokuibacteriota bacterium genome:
- a CDS encoding alpha/beta hydrolase, giving the protein MTDSMPGPTSHTYFSQRLRLHYVDWGNAGKPPLLLLHGGRDHCRNWDWTAAALRNDWHIIAPDLRGHGDSQWSPDGTYTPAGYIYDLAQLIHQQRLAPVTIIAHSLGGNIALRYAGIYPDTVARLAAIEGLGPPPRILADRGAKPIAERMDDWIREQRGLAGRMPRRYASIEDAFSRMQEENPHLSAEQARHLTAQGVNQNEDGTYSWKFDNYVRAWPPYDMSSHDIKDLWARIDSPTLLLYGKESQSGNPAEDGRAAPFRDATVVGIDKAGHWLHHDRLDEFLRIIREFLKD; this is encoded by the coding sequence ATGACCGACAGCATGCCGGGACCGACTTCACACACGTACTTTTCTCAGCGCCTGCGGCTGCACTACGTGGACTGGGGCAACGCCGGCAAGCCTCCGCTGCTCCTGCTCCACGGCGGGCGCGACCACTGCCGGAACTGGGACTGGACCGCCGCGGCGCTCAGGAACGACTGGCACATCATCGCGCCGGACCTGCGCGGGCATGGCGACAGCCAGTGGTCCCCCGACGGCACCTATACGCCGGCCGGCTACATCTACGACCTGGCTCAGCTCATCCACCAGCAGCGGCTGGCCCCGGTCACGATCATCGCCCATTCCCTCGGTGGGAACATCGCGCTCCGCTACGCCGGCATCTATCCCGACACGGTGGCGAGGCTGGCGGCCATCGAGGGGCTCGGCCCGCCGCCCCGCATACTCGCGGACCGCGGCGCCAAGCCCATTGCCGAGCGCATGGACGACTGGATCCGCGAGCAGCGCGGCCTCGCCGGTCGGATGCCCAGGCGCTACGCGTCGATCGAGGACGCCTTCAGCCGCATGCAGGAGGAGAATCCGCATCTCTCCGCCGAGCAGGCGCGGCACCTGACCGCCCAGGGCGTCAACCAGAACGAGGACGGCACCTACAGCTGGAAGTTCGACAACTACGTGCGCGCCTGGCCCCCCTACGATATGTCCAGTCACGACATCAAAGACCTGTGGGCGCGGATCGACAGTCCGACCCTTCTCCTGTACGGGAAGGAGAGCCAATCCGGCAACCCGGCCGAGGACGGCCGCGCCGCGCCGTTTCGCGACGCCACCGTCGTCGGCATCGACAAGGCGGGGCATTGGCTGCACCATGACCGCCTGGACGAGTTCCTCCGGATCATCCGCGAGTTCCTCAAGGACTGA
- a CDS encoding tetratricopeptide repeat protein: protein MRGHAARPARPHVDEAQAQAGRRVRDARALGRTVAVTMAERDRIAEFKEVAELMPDDPVVRFGLAAAYLEAGQAESAIAEYEETIRLKPDYSAAHRGLGRALERAGRREEALAAYRKGLEVAARTGDLQTKKEIEVFVHRLETPGG from the coding sequence GTGCGCGGTCATGCCGCTCGGCCGGCCCGTCCGCACGTTGACGAAGCTCAAGCGCAAGCCGGTCGCCGAGTTCGCGATGCGCGAGCGCTGGGGCGGACCGTCGCAGTGACCATGGCTGAGCGCGATCGGATCGCCGAGTTCAAGGAGGTGGCCGAGCTGATGCCGGACGATCCGGTCGTCCGGTTCGGCCTGGCGGCTGCGTACCTCGAGGCCGGCCAAGCCGAGAGCGCGATCGCCGAGTATGAGGAAACGATCCGGCTCAAGCCCGACTACTCCGCCGCGCATCGCGGGCTCGGCCGGGCGCTGGAGCGGGCCGGACGACGCGAGGAAGCCCTGGCGGCGTACCGGAAGGGGCTCGAGGTGGCGGCGCGGACCGGCGACCTCCAGACCAAGAAAGAGATCGAGGTGTTCGTCCATCGCCTGGAGACGCCGGGCGGTTGA
- a CDS encoding alpha/beta hydrolase domain-containing protein — protein sequence MPVTRFEMTQRRPLAGGRAFGDAGRYEELTGRLHLAVDPQHAANRAITDVALAPRDAAGRVAFAADVSILLPVDRARMSGRFLVDVVNRGNTVAVPNFNHATRPAAGPGGDPHPPVDAGDGWLMRRGWAVVSCGWQCDLPPGLPGLLRLEAPEAFGPDGRRLTGRVYVQIQAPVDVADFLLSDRGHDAYEAADLDEPGAVLVVRDQPDGPPEAIARSKWRFARVEGERVIPDARHIYLAGGFAKGRIYQLAYTAVGPRVLGLGMAALRDCAAWLKHGSAAEGNPAPGALRHGYAYGRSQTGRLLRTMIHHDLNVDEAGRRALDGIIANVAGGMLGEFNDRFGQNSKDRPAMMDHFEPFQVEPRGGLKVFYTNTSFEYHRGDASLIHTDPAGTRDVEHGSDVRVYHFAGTEHGLGVWPPADAQAVAADPRGWTERSQHLRGVVNYGRLLRACLVNLDRWVTEGVPPPPGRHPRVSDGTAVDPATLGGVFGRIPGARYPGHCARAQRQDFSTLPPRPGPAFGTRVSAVDDDGNERAGIAVPELSVPLATHTGWNLRHPDSGGAEQLLYFAGATLPFAATRAEREAAGDPRLSIAERYRSREDYLARVGAAARALAAEGYLLEEDVEISLAFAARMWDAWAPKA from the coding sequence ATGCCTGTCACGCGCTTTGAGATGACCCAGCGGCGTCCGCTCGCCGGCGGACGCGCGTTCGGCGACGCGGGCCGCTACGAGGAGCTGACGGGCAGGCTCCACCTCGCGGTCGATCCTCAGCACGCGGCGAATCGCGCCATCACCGACGTGGCGCTGGCGCCGCGGGATGCGGCCGGGCGCGTCGCCTTCGCGGCCGACGTGTCGATCCTGCTGCCTGTCGATCGCGCGCGGATGAGCGGCAGGTTCCTCGTGGACGTCGTGAACCGCGGCAACACGGTCGCCGTCCCGAACTTCAACCACGCCACGCGCCCGGCGGCAGGACCAGGCGGCGACCCGCATCCGCCTGTCGACGCCGGCGACGGCTGGCTCATGCGGCGCGGCTGGGCCGTCGTCTCATGCGGCTGGCAGTGCGACCTTCCGCCAGGGCTGCCCGGCCTCCTGCGGCTCGAGGCTCCAGAGGCGTTCGGCCCCGACGGCCGGCGGCTCACCGGGCGCGTCTACGTCCAGATCCAGGCGCCGGTGGATGTGGCCGATTTTCTACTCTCGGACCGCGGCCACGATGCATACGAAGCCGCGGATCTCGACGAGCCCGGCGCCGTCCTCGTGGTACGCGACCAGCCCGACGGCCCGCCCGAGGCCATCGCGCGCTCAAAGTGGCGCTTCGCCCGCGTGGAGGGCGAGCGCGTCATCCCCGACGCCCGCCATATCTATCTGGCCGGCGGCTTCGCCAAGGGCCGGATCTACCAGCTCGCGTACACCGCCGTCGGCCCCCGCGTGCTCGGCCTCGGGATGGCGGCGCTGCGCGACTGCGCCGCGTGGCTCAAGCACGGGAGCGCAGCCGAGGGCAACCCCGCGCCGGGCGCGCTTCGTCACGGCTACGCGTACGGCCGCTCGCAGACAGGGCGCCTCCTGCGCACGATGATCCATCACGATCTCAACGTTGACGAGGCGGGCCGGCGCGCGCTCGACGGCATCATCGCCAACGTGGCCGGCGGGATGCTCGGCGAGTTCAACGACCGCTTCGGACAGAACTCGAAAGACCGGCCGGCGATGATGGACCACTTCGAGCCGTTCCAAGTGGAGCCGCGGGGCGGCCTCAAGGTCTTCTACACGAACACCTCGTTCGAGTACCACCGCGGCGACGCCTCGCTGATCCACACCGATCCCGCGGGCACGCGCGATGTCGAGCACGGTTCCGACGTGCGCGTCTACCACTTTGCCGGCACCGAGCACGGCCTCGGCGTGTGGCCGCCCGCGGACGCGCAGGCCGTCGCCGCGGATCCGCGCGGATGGACCGAGCGCTCGCAGCACCTCCGCGGCGTCGTGAACTACGGCCGGCTCCTCCGCGCGTGCCTCGTGAACCTCGACCGGTGGGTGACGGAGGGTGTCCCGCCGCCGCCCGGCCGTCATCCGCGGGTCAGCGACGGCACCGCCGTCGATCCCGCGACGCTTGGCGGGGTGTTCGGGCGGATCCCCGGCGCCCGCTATCCCGGCCACTGCGCGCGGGCGCAGCGCCAGGACTTCTCGACGCTGCCGCCGCGACCGGGCCCCGCCTTCGGCACCCGAGTGAGCGCGGTGGATGACGACGGCAACGAGCGCGCGGGCATCGCCGTGCCCGAGCTCAGCGTGCCGCTGGCCACGCATACCGGCTGGAACCTCCGCCATCCCGACAGCGGCGGCGCGGAGCAGCTCCTCTACTTCGCCGGCGCGACGCTGCCCTTCGCGGCGACGCGCGCCGAGCGCGAGGCGGCCGGCGATCCGCGCCTTTCAATCGCCGAGCGCTACCGCTCGCGCGAGGACTACCTGGCCCGCGTGGGCGCGGCCGCGCGAGCGCTCGCCGCCGAAGGCTACCTCCTCGAGGAAGACGTCGAGATCTCGCTCGCGTTCGCGGCACGGATGTGGGACGCATGGGCCCCGAAGGCCTGA
- a CDS encoding SDR family NAD(P)-dependent oxidoreductase, translating to MGLLDGKVAIITGASKGIGRALSLRFAREGAAVVCAARSADLVKETAAQVKGAGGRAIAVVCDASHEDEVRRLVAAGVKEFGKIDTLVNNAGDGGVTKPVQDYSMEDWRYTIDSCLTSSYLCTRFVVPEMIKAGGGAIVNISSGAGRRGLPYRIGYCSAKAGQVGMTFGMALELAPHNIRVNCVAPGAVEGDRIDRVIAGQAQVRGISVDQMRAAMIERSPLKRMVTADDIVDATVFFCSDMTRSVSGQVLAVNAGEPAG from the coding sequence ATGGGTCTGCTCGACGGAAAGGTAGCCATCATCACCGGCGCGTCCAAGGGAATCGGGCGCGCCTTGAGCCTGCGCTTCGCCCGCGAAGGCGCGGCCGTGGTCTGCGCGGCGCGCTCAGCCGACCTCGTGAAGGAGACGGCGGCGCAGGTGAAGGGCGCGGGCGGCCGCGCGATCGCCGTGGTGTGCGACGCTTCGCACGAGGACGAGGTCCGCCGTTTGGTGGCCGCGGGCGTGAAGGAGTTCGGCAAGATCGACACCCTCGTCAACAACGCGGGCGACGGCGGCGTGACCAAGCCGGTGCAGGACTACTCGATGGAGGACTGGCGCTATACCATCGACTCCTGCCTCACCAGCTCGTATCTCTGCACGCGCTTCGTCGTACCCGAGATGATCAAGGCCGGCGGCGGTGCGATCGTGAACATTTCTTCCGGCGCCGGCCGCCGCGGATTACCCTATCGCATCGGCTACTGCTCGGCCAAGGCGGGCCAGGTCGGCATGACGTTCGGCATGGCCCTCGAGTTGGCGCCGCACAATATCCGCGTCAACTGCGTCGCCCCCGGCGCCGTGGAGGGCGACCGCATCGACCGCGTCATAGCCGGCCAGGCCCAGGTGCGCGGCATCTCCGTGGACCAGATGCGGGCCGCCATGATCGAGCGGTCGCCGCTCAAGCGCATGGTTACGGCGGACGACATCGTGGACGCGACGGTCTTCTTCTGCAGCGACATGACGCGCAGCGTGTCGGGCCAGGTCCTCGCCGTCAACGCGGGCGAGCCGGCCGGGTGA
- a CDS encoding nitroreductase family protein, giving the protein MELYDVMRATFAAREFTGDPLPDEALGKILDNARFAPSGGNRQGWRVVVVRDPATKRVLADLSGFAAKRYAAQVKNGESPWNTIDPPGVDAATIERTPPPPHLTEPIAKAPVVLVICVDLKVVASMDQDLERIGIVSGASIYPFAWNVLLAARHEGFGGTITTLAAAQEPKVQALLGIPKHVAVCAVMPLGRPVRTLTKLKRKPVAEFAMRERWGGPSQ; this is encoded by the coding sequence ATGGAGCTCTACGACGTGATGCGCGCCACCTTCGCCGCGCGCGAGTTCACGGGCGATCCGTTGCCCGATGAAGCGCTCGGCAAGATCCTCGACAACGCCCGCTTCGCTCCCAGCGGCGGCAATCGGCAGGGCTGGCGCGTCGTCGTCGTCCGCGACCCCGCCACGAAGCGCGTGCTGGCGGACCTGAGCGGCTTCGCCGCCAAGCGCTATGCCGCCCAGGTGAAGAACGGCGAGAGCCCCTGGAACACCATCGACCCGCCGGGCGTGGACGCCGCCACCATCGAGCGCACGCCTCCGCCGCCGCACCTGACGGAACCCATCGCGAAAGCGCCCGTCGTGCTGGTCATCTGCGTCGATCTCAAGGTCGTCGCCTCGATGGACCAGGACCTCGAGCGCATCGGCATCGTGAGCGGCGCGTCGATCTACCCGTTCGCGTGGAACGTCCTGCTGGCTGCGCGCCACGAGGGCTTCGGAGGCACCATCACCACGCTCGCCGCCGCCCAGGAGCCGAAGGTCCAGGCGCTCCTCGGCATCCCGAAGCACGTCGCCGTGTGCGCGGTCATGCCGCTCGGCCGGCCCGTCCGCACGTTGACGAAGCTCAAGCGCAAGCCGGTCGCCGAGTTCGCGATGCGCGAGCGCTGGGGCGGACCGTCGCAGTGA
- a CDS encoding TauD/TfdA family dioxygenase, translating into MSTMRAEPIAGPEAWLGADMVRSSEWIVPVSPTVVAELDAALRDMERRGLAWPRFGRDDFPLPTFSRELSSVLDELERGRGFVLLRGIPVGRYTPEELRNLYWGLGAHLGRARYQNAQGELIGEVRDENRLYGQVREVSMDSALGRSSRSKARSAGPLRFHTDRCDLVSLLCVRKARAGGLSRIVSAVSVANAILARRPDLHAFLWQDYWRSRQGEEAGGERQTYALPLFARHQGKFTTQYSRTFVEAAQKLPGIPRLNPAQEEALDLHAEVCEELAFTMELEPGDLQLLNNHVVYHGRTAYEDADGPDRDRLLLRLWLAPPNSRELPPGFESLWGTTAPGAPRGGIAQPVPA; encoded by the coding sequence ATGAGCACGATGCGGGCAGAGCCGATCGCCGGACCCGAGGCGTGGCTGGGCGCCGACATGGTGCGATCCAGCGAATGGATCGTGCCCGTATCCCCCACAGTGGTCGCCGAGTTGGATGCGGCGCTCCGCGACATGGAGCGCCGCGGCCTCGCCTGGCCGCGCTTCGGCCGCGACGATTTCCCGCTGCCGACGTTCTCGCGCGAGCTGTCGAGCGTCCTCGATGAGCTGGAGCGCGGGCGCGGCTTCGTGCTCCTGCGAGGCATTCCCGTCGGCCGCTATACGCCGGAGGAGCTCCGGAACCTCTACTGGGGCCTCGGCGCCCACCTGGGCCGCGCCCGCTACCAGAACGCGCAGGGCGAGCTGATCGGCGAGGTGCGGGACGAGAATCGCCTCTATGGACAGGTCCGCGAGGTGTCGATGGACTCGGCGCTCGGCCGCTCCTCGCGCTCGAAGGCGCGGTCGGCCGGGCCGCTGCGCTTCCACACGGACCGCTGCGACCTCGTGAGCCTCCTGTGCGTGCGCAAGGCACGCGCCGGCGGCTTGAGCCGGATCGTGAGCGCGGTGAGCGTGGCCAACGCGATCCTCGCCCGGCGGCCCGACCTCCACGCGTTTCTCTGGCAGGACTACTGGCGGAGCCGCCAGGGCGAGGAGGCCGGCGGCGAGCGCCAGACGTACGCGCTGCCGCTCTTCGCAAGGCACCAGGGCAAGTTCACCACGCAGTACTCGCGGACCTTCGTGGAGGCTGCGCAGAAGCTTCCCGGGATCCCGCGCCTGAATCCGGCCCAGGAGGAAGCGCTCGACTTGCACGCCGAGGTGTGCGAAGAATTGGCCTTTACCATGGAGCTCGAGCCCGGCGACCTCCAGCTTCTCAACAACCACGTCGTCTACCACGGGCGTACGGCGTATGAAGACGCGGACGGGCCGGACCGCGACCGGCTCCTGCTGCGCCTTTGGCTCGCGCCGCCCAACAGCCGCGAGCTGCCGCCGGGCTTCGAGTCGCTTTGGGGCACGACGGCGCCGGGCGCGCCGCGCGGCGGCATCGCCCAGCCCGTGCCCGCCTGA
- a CDS encoding ABC transporter substrate-binding protein, which yields MTYRRALVLSLAVLVLVLAVAPARGLAAPEGQLIWGVHVSLAPLWFDPADTIGMITPFMVLYALHDAVVKPMPGQPTAPSLAESWSVSKDGLVYEFVLRKGARFHNGDPVTAEDVKFSFERYRGTSNKMIKDRVAAVEAPDPARVRFRLKQPWPDFLTFYSSATGAGWIVPKKYVEKVGDEGFKKAPVGAGPYKFVSFNPGVELVLEAFDQYWRKTPSVKRLVFRVISDESTRLAALKRGEVDIVYSVRGELAEELQRTAGLTLKPAVIQAAFWLYFPDQWDPKSPWHDRRVRLAASLAMDRPTINQALTLGHSKLTGNIIPSSFDFFWQPPAPTYNAARAKQLLAEAGYPNGFDAGEYFCDASYSNLAEAVGNNLHAAGIRVRLRPLERAAFFSAYSEKKLKNIIQGASGAFGNAATRLDAFVVTGGTYVYGSYPDLDGLFQEQAAELDRKRREAILHKMQQVVVDRVIYAPIWELAFLNGVGPRVKESGLGLISGHAYSAPYEDVTLKGK from the coding sequence ATGACCTATCGACGCGCGCTCGTCCTGAGCCTCGCCGTTCTCGTGCTCGTCCTCGCCGTTGCGCCCGCCCGGGGGCTGGCCGCCCCCGAAGGCCAGCTCATCTGGGGCGTGCACGTCTCGCTGGCCCCGCTCTGGTTCGATCCCGCCGACACCATCGGGATGATCACGCCCTTCATGGTGCTCTATGCGCTGCACGACGCCGTGGTGAAGCCCATGCCCGGCCAGCCGACGGCGCCGAGCCTGGCCGAATCGTGGTCCGTCTCCAAGGACGGCCTCGTCTACGAATTCGTCCTCCGCAAAGGGGCCCGATTCCACAACGGCGACCCCGTCACCGCCGAGGATGTGAAGTTCTCCTTCGAGCGGTACCGCGGCACGTCCAACAAGATGATCAAGGACCGGGTGGCAGCGGTGGAGGCGCCCGATCCTGCGCGCGTCCGCTTCCGCCTGAAGCAGCCGTGGCCTGATTTCTTGACCTTCTACTCGAGCGCCACCGGTGCGGGCTGGATCGTGCCGAAGAAGTACGTCGAGAAGGTGGGCGACGAAGGCTTCAAGAAAGCGCCGGTGGGCGCTGGGCCCTACAAGTTCGTGTCGTTCAACCCCGGGGTCGAGCTGGTCCTCGAGGCCTTCGACCAGTACTGGCGAAAGACCCCCAGCGTCAAGCGCCTGGTCTTCCGGGTGATCTCCGACGAGTCCACCCGGTTGGCCGCGCTCAAGCGCGGCGAAGTGGACATCGTCTATTCCGTGCGCGGCGAGCTGGCCGAGGAGCTGCAGCGGACGGCGGGTCTCACCCTCAAGCCCGCGGTCATCCAGGCCGCATTCTGGCTCTACTTCCCGGACCAGTGGGACCCCAAGTCGCCGTGGCACGATCGCCGGGTGCGGCTGGCCGCGAGCCTGGCCATGGACCGGCCGACCATCAACCAGGCGCTGACCCTTGGGCATTCCAAGCTCACCGGCAACATCATCCCCAGCTCGTTCGACTTCTTCTGGCAGCCGCCTGCTCCCACATATAACGCCGCCCGGGCCAAGCAGCTCCTCGCGGAGGCCGGCTATCCCAACGGCTTCGATGCCGGCGAGTACTTCTGCGACGCCTCTTACTCCAACCTGGCCGAAGCCGTCGGCAACAACCTCCACGCGGCCGGGATTCGCGTGAGGCTCCGCCCGCTCGAGCGAGCGGCGTTCTTCAGCGCGTACTCGGAGAAGAAGCTCAAGAACATCATCCAGGGAGCGAGCGGGGCCTTCGGCAACGCCGCCACGCGCCTCGATGCTTTCGTCGTCACCGGCGGGACCTACGTCTACGGCAGCTACCCGGACCTCGACGGCCTGTTCCAGGAGCAGGCGGCCGAGCTGGACCGGAAGCGCCGCGAGGCGATCCTGCACAAGATGCAGCAGGTCGTCGTGGACAGGGTTATCTACGCGCCCATCTGGGAGCTGGCCTTCCTGAACGGCGTGGGGCCGCGCGTCAAGGAGTCGGGCCTCGGCCTCATCTCCGGCCACGCCTACTCGGCGCCCTACGAGGACGTCACGCTGAAGGGAAAGTAG
- a CDS encoding ATP-dependent helicase HrpA encodes MRRAFGIDVLACPRCGGRRRRIATVEDPAVVGTILAPLGLLHPADSPGPAPPSAALRAAAPSHQ; translated from the coding sequence ATGCGCCGGGCCTTCGGGATCGACGTGCTCGCGTGCCCGCGCTGCGGCGGCCGGCGGCGGCGCATCGCCACGGTGGAGGACCCGGCCGTGGTGGGCACGATCCTCGCGCCCCTGGGCCTGCTCCACCCGGCGGACTCTCCGGGGCCGGCCCCGCCGTCGGCCGCCCTGCGCGCTGCCGCCCCCTCCCATCAATAA
- the arfB gene encoding alternative ribosome rescue aminoacyl-tRNA hydrolase ArfB: protein MSEAIVVTETVRVPSSALTVHAVRASGPGGQNVNKVATKIDLRVDLAGVEGLSDAARARLRVLAGHRLDADGRLVITSQATRNQARNLEDARARVADLIRAALIPPRRRVHTAPTAGARRRRLAGKKLRGAVKRWRARPGDAD, encoded by the coding sequence ATGAGCGAGGCGATCGTGGTTACGGAGACGGTGCGCGTTCCGTCATCGGCGCTGACGGTCCACGCCGTGCGGGCCTCGGGGCCGGGCGGCCAGAACGTGAACAAGGTCGCGACCAAGATCGACCTGCGCGTGGACCTGGCGGGCGTCGAAGGACTCTCCGATGCCGCCCGCGCACGGCTGCGCGTGCTGGCGGGCCACCGGCTGGACGCCGACGGCCGGCTGGTGATCACGAGCCAGGCGACCCGCAACCAGGCGCGCAACCTCGAGGATGCCCGCGCCCGGGTCGCGGACCTGATCCGGGCCGCGCTCATCCCGCCGCGCCGGCGCGTGCACACGGCGCCGACGGCCGGCGCGCGGCGACGGCGGCTCGCCGGGAAGAAATTGCGCGGAGCCGTGAAGCGCTGGCGAGCCCGGCCGGGCGACGCCGACTGA
- a CDS encoding class I SAM-dependent methyltransferase: MTPKELAAALRRQLNPRRATWQKPAVLVRALGLRRGQVVAEIGSGPGYFTPRLARAVGPSGHVYAVDPEAAVLNVLRRRMARMGVRNVTPVLGRDDDPLLPRGRCDVAVLINVYHHMRGRVAFLRRLVAALPKNARVVNINWDEETEFGPPPKRRIPRARFLRDARRAGLRLVADRPLLPHQYFLVLRRAR, from the coding sequence ATGACGCCGAAAGAGCTGGCCGCCGCGCTGCGCCGACAACTGAACCCGCGCCGGGCGACGTGGCAGAAGCCCGCCGTCCTCGTGCGGGCGCTCGGGCTGCGCCGCGGGCAGGTCGTGGCGGAGATCGGCTCGGGCCCGGGCTACTTCACCCCGCGGCTGGCGCGCGCGGTGGGCCCATCCGGTCACGTCTACGCGGTCGATCCCGAGGCGGCGGTGCTCAACGTGCTGCGCCGTCGCATGGCGCGCATGGGCGTGCGCAACGTCACGCCGGTGCTGGGCCGCGACGACGACCCGCTCCTGCCGCGCGGCCGCTGTGACGTGGCGGTGCTCATCAACGTCTACCACCACATGCGCGGGCGCGTCGCGTTCCTGCGCCGGCTGGTCGCGGCGCTGCCGAAGAACGCCCGCGTCGTGAACATCAACTGGGACGAAGAGACGGAGTTCGGCCCGCCGCCGAAGCGCCGCATCCCCCGCGCGCGCTTCCTGCGCGATGCGCGCCGCGCGGGGCTGCGGCTGGTGGCCGATCGCCCGCTCCTGCCGCACCAGTACTTCCTCGTCCTGCGCCGCGCGCGCTGA
- a CDS encoding ResA-like WAxxUGC motif-containing protein, translated as MSVTILYKERPPYTAAATAEGGDLWVPASELPAATGWELRSEGACRGDVCVPIPRGREAAFLRERPARFNLAALARLLSEPVVHDDAHGVWFFGESAAARRTEMQSLRAPDFTLPDLEGRPHALADYRGKKVFLVFWASWUGCRFDLPVWQALYDELRARNFIVISVALDSGGPAKTEQWVRAAKATYPCLIDERHVTAELYGVVNVSSAVWIDEAGRIVRPTETAGTSDAFRTELDRTTKQMSAPGMAERERVRGAYLNALRDWAVTGPASPYALPEAAARRRLPLPSEEHALAAANFRLGQYLHASGHAQAAAPYLAEARRLHPESWSYRRQTWELEEPGKAGGAAFWAAVDALGDRPYYPPTLLEP; from the coding sequence ATGAGCGTGACCATTCTGTACAAAGAGCGGCCGCCGTATACGGCCGCGGCCACTGCGGAGGGCGGGGACCTGTGGGTGCCGGCAAGCGAGCTGCCGGCGGCCACCGGCTGGGAGCTTCGGTCCGAAGGCGCGTGTCGCGGCGACGTGTGCGTGCCCATTCCCCGGGGCCGGGAAGCGGCGTTCCTGCGTGAGCGCCCCGCGCGTTTCAATCTCGCCGCGCTGGCACGGCTGCTCTCGGAGCCCGTGGTCCACGACGACGCGCACGGCGTATGGTTCTTCGGCGAAAGCGCCGCCGCCCGCCGCACGGAGATGCAGTCGCTCCGAGCGCCCGATTTCACGCTGCCGGATCTCGAGGGCCGTCCGCACGCGCTGGCAGACTATCGCGGCAAGAAGGTCTTCCTCGTGTTCTGGGCGTCCTGGTGAGGGTGCCGCTTCGACCTGCCCGTGTGGCAGGCGCTCTACGACGAGCTGCGGGCGCGAAACTTCATCGTCATCTCGGTCGCGCTCGACAGCGGCGGGCCCGCGAAGACCGAGCAGTGGGTCCGCGCCGCGAAGGCGACCTATCCGTGCCTGATCGATGAGCGCCACGTGACAGCCGAGCTGTACGGCGTCGTGAACGTGTCCTCGGCCGTGTGGATCGACGAAGCCGGGCGGATCGTGAGGCCGACGGAGACGGCGGGCACGAGCGACGCGTTCCGTACGGAGCTGGACCGCACCACCAAGCAGATGAGCGCTCCAGGCATGGCCGAGCGCGAGCGCGTGCGCGGGGCGTATCTCAATGCGCTGCGCGATTGGGCCGTCACCGGGCCCGCGAGCCCGTACGCGCTGCCTGAGGCCGCGGCGCGCCGGCGCCTGCCGCTGCCGTCTGAGGAGCACGCGCTCGCGGCGGCCAACTTCCGCTTGGGACAATACCTCCACGCGAGCGGACACGCGCAGGCGGCGGCGCCATACCTGGCGGAGGCGCGCCGGCTGCATCCCGAGAGCTGGAGCTACCGGCGGCAGACCTGGGAGCTGGAGGAGCCGGGTAAGGCGGGTGGTGCTGCGTTCTGGGCTGCCGTGGACGCGTTGGGCGATCGCCCGTACTATCCGCCGACGCTACTGGAGCCGTAG